The following are encoded together in the Acidobacteriota bacterium genome:
- the lptF gene encoding LPS export ABC transporter permease LptF has product MAAETAMYRLLDRYILRETTGPLVLGLLVFTFLALMQELFQYAEMIIGRNVEAAVALQLLAYSLPHIVVLSIPMAFLFAILIATGRLAADSELVAMRASGISLWAIYRPVLFMSLALAGLTGYLSTVTLPAGNKAISELRLSILTRNVSQQVKPKVFYDQLQDRVLYVFETPENGQGWRGVFLADAVPGPEQQVIVGETGRINLNQATGQAVLRFGVADVHEVDTNNPGAYQLQRLRDANIALEDSLFRHEERLVLAKDVRSMTLPELIERTVEPGRTASERNRALVEIHKKFAIPAACLVFGLYGIPLGFRNRRGGRSSGFLVSVGIFLFYYVLLGNGEEAAASGQLPPWLAMWAPNIVLSVLGTFLLWRRNRDKSLMISALDRFARDHLWRRFARLGRRRELLGRRRRAREHRLARVRPQSLASSPTPARVKVRVEPPAFRFPGVLDRYIFGVFVRVLAVTIMAALAVFIVSDFTQLVDEMLRNNVRSIVFVEYYQYLSLQVFYDNAPVLVLVTTLVTFGLLSQRNEVVAAKALGFSLFRLAVPALFAAVGVALLSAALENSVLPASNAKVVEMRDRIQGGTGPVKSYHRADRQWRFAQEENGGGYIYNYRHYDADRATLQRLQVFRFDAQHRLTRRLYAAAARYIPGDDQGRWELVNAWIREFDGLRITNSQRFAGPQPVDLPEEPDFFNTEVKYAEQMNRLELRRHIDELVAAGTDVPELEMQLHNKTAMPVVSLVMALVALPFAFRLGRQGALYGIGISIVVGIVYYTVISVFTTLGQSEALPPLIAAWSPNALFATLALYLFLGVRT; this is encoded by the coding sequence ATGGCGGCTGAGACCGCGATGTACCGACTCCTCGACCGCTACATCCTCCGTGAGACGACGGGGCCGCTCGTTCTCGGGCTCCTGGTGTTCACCTTCCTGGCCCTCATGCAGGAGCTCTTCCAGTACGCGGAGATGATCATCGGCCGGAACGTGGAGGCTGCGGTCGCGCTGCAGCTTCTGGCCTACAGCCTGCCGCACATCGTCGTCCTGTCGATCCCAATGGCCTTCCTGTTCGCGATCCTCATCGCGACGGGCCGCCTGGCAGCGGACAGCGAGCTGGTGGCGATGAGGGCCTCGGGTATCAGCCTCTGGGCCATCTACCGGCCGGTCCTGTTCATGAGCCTGGCCCTTGCGGGCCTGACCGGCTACCTGAGCACGGTCACGCTACCCGCGGGCAACAAGGCGATCAGCGAACTCCGCCTGTCGATTCTGACCCGAAACGTCAGTCAGCAGGTCAAGCCGAAGGTCTTCTACGACCAGCTTCAGGATCGTGTCCTCTACGTCTTCGAGACCCCCGAGAACGGCCAAGGCTGGCGAGGTGTCTTTCTCGCCGACGCCGTGCCGGGCCCGGAACAGCAGGTGATCGTGGGCGAGACCGGCCGGATCAACCTGAACCAGGCCACCGGCCAGGCGGTCCTGCGGTTCGGCGTCGCCGACGTCCACGAGGTGGACACCAACAACCCGGGCGCCTACCAGCTCCAGCGACTCAGGGACGCCAACATCGCACTCGAGGACAGCCTCTTCCGGCACGAAGAGCGGCTGGTACTGGCGAAGGACGTCCGTTCCATGACTCTCCCCGAGCTCATCGAACGCACCGTGGAGCCCGGAAGGACCGCGTCGGAGCGGAACAGGGCGCTGGTCGAGATCCACAAGAAGTTCGCTATCCCGGCGGCCTGTCTGGTGTTCGGGCTCTACGGAATCCCGCTCGGTTTCCGGAACCGGCGGGGCGGCCGCTCTTCCGGTTTCCTCGTGTCGGTCGGCATTTTCCTCTTCTATTACGTCCTGCTGGGGAACGGAGAGGAGGCGGCAGCGAGCGGTCAGCTTCCCCCCTGGCTGGCCATGTGGGCGCCGAACATCGTTCTGAGCGTCCTCGGCACGTTCCTGCTGTGGCGCCGCAACCGGGACAAGAGCCTCATGATCAGCGCTCTCGACCGATTTGCGCGGGATCACCTGTGGCGGCGCTTCGCTCGCCTCGGGCGCCGGCGGGAGCTCCTGGGACGCAGGCGGCGCGCCCGGGAGCACCGGCTCGCGCGCGTACGGCCGCAGTCGCTGGCCTCCTCCCCCACTCCGGCTCGCGTGAAGGTCCGCGTGGAACCACCGGCCTTCCGCTTCCCCGGAGTCTTGGACCGTTACATCTTCGGCGTGTTCGTCCGGGTGCTGGCCGTGACGATCATGGCCGCGCTCGCCGTCTTCATCGTCTCGGACTTCACCCAGCTCGTCGACGAGATGCTCCGGAACAATGTCCGTTCCATTGTCTTCGTCGAGTACTACCAGTACCTGTCCCTCCAGGTCTTCTACGACAACGCGCCCGTTCTCGTCCTGGTCACGACGCTCGTCACCTTCGGCTTGCTGTCCCAGCGCAACGAAGTCGTAGCCGCCAAGGCGCTTGGGTTCAGCCTCTTTCGACTGGCCGTGCCGGCCCTGTTCGCAGCGGTCGGCGTCGCCCTCCTGAGCGCCGCCCTGGAGAACTCTGTGCTACCGGCCTCGAACGCGAAGGTCGTTGAAATGAGGGATCGGATACAGGGCGGTACCGGCCCGGTCAAGAGCTATCACCGGGCCGATCGTCAGTGGCGCTTCGCCCAGGAAGAGAACGGTGGCGGCTACATCTACAACTACCGGCACTACGACGCGGACCGCGCCACGTTGCAGCGCCTCCAGGTGTTCCGTTTCGACGCTCAACACAGGCTCACCCGGCGTCTCTACGCTGCCGCGGCCCGATACATCCCTGGCGACGACCAGGGCCGCTGGGAACTGGTGAATGCCTGGATTCGGGAGTTCGACGGACTGAGAATCACCAACAGCCAGCGATTCGCCGGTCCCCAGCCGGTGGATCTTCCGGAGGAACCGGACTTCTTCAACACGGAGGTGAAGTACGCGGAGCAGATGAACCGGCTCGAACTCCGCCGCCATATCGACGAACTCGTGGCCGCGGGAACGGACGTACCGGAGCTGGAGATGCAGCTCCACAACAAGACCGCGATGCCTGTCGTCAGCCTGGTGATGGCCCTGGTCGCGCTGCCTTTTGCCTTCCGCCTGGGCCGCCAGGGCGCCCTGTACGGCATTGGCATTTCCATCGTCGTGGGAATCGTGTACTACACCGTGATCAGCGTCTTCACGACACTGGGCCAGTCCGAGGCCCTGCCGCCGCTGATCGCTGCCTGGAGCCCCAACGCCCTGTTCGCGACGCTGGCGCTCTACCTCTTCCTGGGCGTGCGGACCTAA
- the metK gene encoding methionine adenosyltransferase, whose protein sequence is MSRPATGMRRLFTSESVTEGHPDKVADQISDAVLDAALSRDPRARVACETLVSTDLVVLAGEITLRSGDDEIDYEAVARKTIRDIGYGDRGAGFGADDCEVQVRLDEQSADIALGVDKGGAGDQGMMFGYACRETADFMPLPIELAHRLTRRLAELRRSGDFDWLRPDGKSQVTVEYGEDGKAHRVHTVVVSTQHAAGVEHDEIERVVREHVVRASLPGDLYREDGARKTKLHVNPTGNFVTGGPQGDCGLTGRKIIVDTYGGVGHHGGGAFSGKDPTKVDRSASYMARYVAKNLVAAGMADRLEVQLAYAIGVARPVSVYVDSFGTAREGLSDRLLEEIVVSEFALEPLAIIDELHLRQPRYLQTAAYGHFGRSEFPWERVDRAPTLRRAVA, encoded by the coding sequence ATGTCGAGGCCCGCGACCGGAATGCGCCGGTTGTTCACTTCCGAGTCGGTTACCGAGGGACATCCCGACAAGGTCGCGGACCAGATCTCGGACGCCGTCCTCGATGCCGCACTGAGCCGGGATCCGAGGGCCCGAGTGGCGTGCGAGACGCTGGTCAGCACCGACCTCGTGGTGCTCGCTGGCGAAATCACGCTTCGTTCCGGCGACGACGAGATCGACTACGAGGCCGTGGCGCGAAAGACGATCCGCGACATCGGCTATGGCGACAGGGGGGCCGGCTTCGGCGCCGACGACTGCGAAGTGCAGGTTCGGCTCGACGAGCAATCCGCGGACATCGCCCTCGGTGTCGACAAGGGCGGCGCCGGTGACCAGGGAATGATGTTCGGCTACGCCTGCCGTGAGACGGCCGACTTCATGCCGCTGCCGATCGAGCTGGCGCATCGCCTGACGCGGCGGCTCGCCGAACTGCGCCGTTCGGGGGACTTCGACTGGCTGCGTCCGGACGGAAAGTCCCAGGTCACCGTCGAGTACGGGGAGGATGGGAAAGCCCACCGGGTCCACACAGTCGTCGTTTCCACTCAGCACGCGGCCGGTGTCGAGCACGATGAGATCGAACGGGTCGTGCGTGAACATGTGGTGCGGGCCTCGCTACCGGGCGATCTGTATCGCGAGGACGGCGCCCGAAAAACAAAGCTCCACGTCAATCCGACCGGCAACTTCGTGACCGGCGGTCCGCAGGGGGACTGCGGGCTGACGGGCCGGAAGATCATCGTCGATACCTACGGTGGCGTCGGTCACCACGGCGGCGGCGCGTTCTCCGGCAAGGATCCGACCAAGGTGGACCGCTCCGCCAGCTACATGGCCCGCTACGTGGCGAAGAATCTCGTGGCGGCCGGGATGGCCGATCGGCTGGAGGTGCAACTGGCGTACGCCATCGGTGTCGCCAGGCCGGTTTCGGTCTACGTGGACTCCTTCGGCACCGCCCGCGAGGGGCTCTCCGACCGGCTGCTCGAGGAGATCGTCGTGAGTGAGTTCGCTCTCGAGCCACTCGCGATCATCGACGAGCTGCATCTGCGTCAGCCGCGCTACCTCCAGACCGCGGCCTATGGCCATTTCGGGCGGTCCGAGTTCCCCTGGGAGCGGGTCGACCGGGCCCCCACGCTTCGTCGCGCGGTCGCCTGA
- a CDS encoding RNA methyltransferase, with amino-acid sequence MIRSRSNPQVRTIRRLRSSYGRRNADLLLLEGPHLATAAAEAGLTVRHLLVTPDFQVRHAELVDRVEHESGTRAAPIDPERLREQADADAPQGIAAIAEPPRTWKTAESTAPPLDPGLHLYADGIQDPGNLGAMARSAEAAGAASLLLSPGTARASHPRALRASAGSLLRIRLWTDVGVDQLPPDARCLALTPDSADPESPPSVPLFSSDGEPLPLSPTDALILAVGSESRGLSAPLLDRADLLLSIPTVAAVQSLNATVAASLALFELRRLLD; translated from the coding sequence ATGATCCGCAGCCGGAGCAACCCACAGGTCAGGACGATTCGTCGACTGCGCAGCAGCTACGGCCGCAGGAACGCGGATCTCCTCCTTCTCGAGGGCCCGCACCTCGCAACAGCCGCCGCCGAAGCCGGCCTCACCGTGCGGCACCTACTGGTCACCCCCGACTTCCAGGTACGGCACGCCGAACTCGTAGACCGTGTCGAGCACGAGTCCGGTACCCGTGCCGCCCCGATCGACCCAGAGCGTCTCCGCGAACAGGCGGACGCGGACGCTCCCCAGGGAATCGCCGCCATCGCCGAACCGCCTCGCACCTGGAAGACGGCCGAGAGCACAGCCCCCCCGCTTGATCCCGGCCTTCATCTCTACGCCGACGGCATCCAGGATCCGGGCAACCTCGGCGCCATGGCCCGATCAGCCGAAGCCGCCGGCGCCGCGTCCCTGCTTCTCTCCCCGGGCACCGCCCGGGCCAGTCACCCTCGAGCACTCCGAGCCTCCGCCGGCAGTCTGCTACGTATTCGGCTATGGACCGACGTCGGCGTGGACCAACTCCCTCCCGATGCCCGCTGTCTGGCCCTGACGCCCGACTCCGCGGATCCGGAGTCGCCGCCCTCCGTCCCCCTGTTCTCCAGCGACGGCGAACCCCTGCCCCTCTCCCCCACCGACGCGCTCATTCTGGCCGTCGGCAGCGAGAGCAGAGGCCTTTCGGCCCCACTCCTGGATCGTGCCGACCTCCTCCTCTCCATTCCCACTGTCGCTGCCGTCCAGTCCCTGAACGCCACCGTCGCAGCCTCGCTCGCCTTGTTCGAACTTCGCCGCCTGCTCGACTAG
- a CDS encoding electron transfer flavoprotein subunit alpha/FixB family protein, giving the protein MPAVWLVEDTRGGPGTQEVRACGRALGGNCGVALLEEERLGPYAPGLYAEALHALISQGDGEDPERPIVVLLPHTYQSAEYAPRLAVRLGAAYVASVSGASLDDDGGLRFRRSIFQARLRADVRPKKRTVVATVQVGAFGGAGPAPSPHGVFEVGRPADIEEHQEREILGREAASGGGVDLASAERIVTAGRGVGGPDEVSVAADLAAALDAELGASRPVVDNGWLPREHQVGSSGHIVTPNLYVALGVSGSIQHLMGMSGSRIIVAINKDPEAPIFSVADYGIVADLHDVAPALTRLLKARRQSA; this is encoded by the coding sequence GTGCCCGCCGTATGGCTGGTCGAAGACACTCGCGGCGGACCGGGGACGCAGGAAGTCCGCGCTTGCGGACGAGCGCTCGGCGGGAACTGCGGGGTCGCCCTTCTGGAGGAGGAGCGTCTCGGGCCCTATGCGCCGGGACTCTACGCCGAAGCGCTTCACGCCCTGATCTCGCAGGGGGACGGTGAGGATCCGGAGCGGCCGATCGTCGTTCTCCTGCCGCACACCTACCAGTCGGCCGAGTACGCGCCACGACTTGCGGTACGGCTCGGTGCCGCCTACGTCGCCTCGGTCAGCGGGGCGTCGCTCGACGATGACGGCGGCCTCCGTTTCCGTCGGTCCATCTTCCAGGCCAGGCTCCGGGCCGACGTTCGACCGAAGAAGCGAACGGTCGTCGCCACGGTGCAGGTCGGCGCGTTCGGCGGCGCCGGTCCCGCACCGTCGCCGCACGGCGTCTTCGAGGTCGGTCGGCCGGCCGACATCGAAGAACACCAGGAGCGGGAGATCCTCGGTCGCGAAGCGGCGAGCGGCGGCGGCGTCGATCTGGCCAGCGCGGAGCGGATCGTGACGGCCGGTCGCGGGGTCGGCGGACCCGACGAGGTCTCCGTCGCGGCCGACCTGGCCGCGGCGCTCGACGCCGAACTCGGAGCAAGCCGGCCCGTGGTCGACAACGGCTGGTTGCCTCGCGAGCACCAGGTCGGCTCGAGCGGCCACATCGTCACTCCCAACCTCTACGTCGCCCTCGGCGTATCCGGCTCGATCCAGCACTTGATGGGCATGAGCGGCTCTCGCATCATCGTCGCCATCAACAAGGACCCCGAGGCGCCGATCTTCAGCGTCGCCGACTACGGCATCGTCGCCGACCTCCACGACGTCGCGCCGGCGTTGACGCGCCTGTTGAAGGCGCGACGTCAGTCGGCGTAG
- a CDS encoding electron transfer flavoprotein subunit beta: protein MRIGVCVKQVPDTDSQLRIADSGRWIDDSDLNWVISSCDLCALEEALLLAEAEVSRGEERPELVVFSLGPARVEEALRKALALGADRAVHVADEALQGGDAIADGHALAAALAGERCDLVLTGAQSDDLGQAATPAVIAEVLSCPYAWLIMAVELDSRSRSLRIVRELEGGMNEVLGLKLPAVLAIQAGINRPRFASLRGTLQARKKPLRREDCSVLGVDPGLVGAAGAGIEIEAVSLPPAGAGGVVIDGASAEAAAGELIAHLEREAVL from the coding sequence TTGAGGATCGGAGTCTGCGTCAAACAGGTACCGGATACGGATTCGCAACTGCGGATCGCGGACTCCGGACGGTGGATCGACGACAGCGATCTGAACTGGGTGATCTCCAGTTGTGACTTGTGTGCGCTGGAGGAGGCGCTTCTGCTTGCCGAAGCGGAGGTGTCGCGCGGGGAGGAGCGCCCCGAGCTTGTCGTGTTCAGCCTCGGTCCGGCACGGGTCGAGGAAGCTCTGAGAAAGGCCCTGGCGCTGGGTGCCGACCGCGCCGTTCACGTTGCGGACGAGGCGCTGCAGGGAGGCGACGCGATCGCCGACGGACACGCCCTGGCGGCGGCGCTGGCGGGAGAGCGGTGCGACCTCGTGCTGACCGGAGCCCAGTCGGACGATCTCGGGCAGGCGGCGACTCCGGCGGTGATCGCCGAAGTCCTGAGCTGTCCCTACGCCTGGCTGATCATGGCAGTCGAACTGGACTCCCGCAGCAGGTCGCTGCGTATCGTGCGCGAGCTGGAAGGCGGCATGAACGAGGTCCTGGGGTTGAAGCTGCCGGCCGTACTGGCGATTCAGGCCGGCATCAACAGACCGCGTTTCGCTTCCCTGCGGGGAACGCTCCAGGCCCGCAAGAAGCCGCTACGCCGCGAGGATTGCTCGGTTCTGGGCGTCGATCCCGGGCTGGTGGGTGCGGCGGGCGCCGGGATTGAAATCGAGGCCGTCAGCCTACCGCCGGCCGGCGCCGGCGGCGTGGTGATCGACGGCGCTTCGGCCGAAGCGGCCGCGGGGGAGCTGATCGCGCATCTCGAGCGGGAGGCGGTGCTCTGA
- a CDS encoding MotA/TolQ/ExbB proton channel family protein, with amino-acid sequence MLSYAIPVATLMAPGDSAVIHFFLRSGPVAWIVLSILALMSLSSWYVLFQRLLLFRRTGRQNRSFLALFRKAARFSDIGKAASDHKASSLVGLFQAGYLEIDTQIKALREPHGDDEGLRLQSLMGLERTLRRAANVELRVLARNTSWLATTAAAAPFIGLFGTVWGIMIAFNDIGTSGTATITAVAPGIAEALVNTAAGLVAAIPALVGYNYLATRLRQLRAEMDDFTLEFLNLAERNFG; translated from the coding sequence GTGCTTTCGTACGCCATTCCCGTTGCCACCCTGATGGCCCCCGGCGATTCTGCGGTCATTCACTTCTTTCTGCGCTCGGGTCCGGTGGCGTGGATCGTGCTCAGCATCCTGGCGCTCATGTCGCTTTCCTCCTGGTACGTGCTGTTCCAGCGACTGCTGCTGTTCCGGCGCACCGGCCGGCAGAATCGGAGTTTCCTGGCCCTCTTCCGCAAGGCCGCCCGCTTCAGCGACATCGGCAAGGCCGCGTCGGACCACAAAGCCTCCTCCCTGGTCGGGCTGTTTCAGGCCGGCTACCTGGAGATCGACACACAGATCAAGGCGTTGCGCGAGCCTCACGGAGACGACGAGGGTCTGCGCCTGCAATCGCTGATGGGCCTCGAACGGACTCTCCGCCGGGCTGCCAACGTCGAACTCCGGGTCCTCGCACGGAACACGTCCTGGCTGGCGACGACCGCCGCGGCGGCCCCCTTCATCGGCCTGTTCGGCACGGTATGGGGAATCATGATCGCCTTCAACGACATTGGAACCTCCGGCACGGCCACGATCACCGCGGTCGCTCCCGGCATCGCCGAAGCGCTGGTGAACACGGCCGCCGGCCTGGTTGCTGCCATCCCCGCCCTGGTCGGTTACAACTACCTGGCGACCAGGCTCCGGCAGTTGCGCGCCGAAATGGACGACTTCACCCTTGAGTTCCTGAATCTGGCCGAACGGAACTTCGGCTGA
- a CDS encoding biopolymer transporter ExbD gives MAFFQDTDSDDSVLADINVTPLVDVMLVLLIIFMIATPMLHQGVEVTLPEMESPASLAIRDEDPMILTIARNDLVYIKDEPVATALLVDRLLPMLELRDYEAVFVKGDEDVPYGRIIDVLDVLERADIHRVSLVVQPAD, from the coding sequence ATGGCGTTCTTCCAGGACACCGACAGCGACGATTCGGTCCTCGCCGACATCAACGTCACGCCCCTGGTGGACGTCATGCTCGTCCTGCTGATCATCTTCATGATCGCGACGCCGATGCTGCACCAGGGCGTCGAGGTGACGCTGCCGGAGATGGAGTCTCCCGCGTCGCTGGCCATCCGGGACGAGGATCCGATGATTCTCACCATCGCCCGGAACGATCTCGTCTACATCAAGGACGAACCGGTGGCCACGGCGCTGCTGGTCGACCGGCTGCTGCCGATGCTCGAGCTCCGCGACTACGAAGCGGTGTTCGTCAAGGGAGACGAGGACGTCCCCTACGGAAGGATCATCGACGTGCTCGACGTTCTTGAGCGTGCGGACATCCATCGCGTGTCCCTCGTCGTACAACCAGCGGATTGA
- a CDS encoding energy transducer TonB, whose product MQNQDDRTLPLERALAGRERRGQSLSRPCLAASLALHITLIGGLLFGPGLFAERTQLERQPLEIVRLPTIRPEPIPPPPPQEEPEPASVPEPEPEPAPEEPPPDVPTLAPEAPEPEPQPEPPPPEPEPEPEPEPRPRLERPFQPERTVDDSLAGTDDAEVPAIGYDSEDFTYAYYTSRLMAAIKARWTRPPIEGVEAVVFFRIATDGTVSDLELLLSSGVTRFDNAGLRAIELASPVPPLPVSFRKPSLGVTMTIR is encoded by the coding sequence TTGCAGAACCAGGACGACCGCACGCTTCCGCTCGAACGCGCTCTCGCGGGCCGGGAGCGGCGCGGCCAGAGCCTGAGCCGGCCCTGTCTGGCGGCATCGCTGGCCCTGCACATCACTCTGATCGGCGGGCTCCTGTTCGGACCCGGGCTGTTCGCCGAGCGGACCCAACTCGAACGGCAGCCGCTCGAGATCGTCCGCCTGCCGACCATCCGGCCGGAGCCCATTCCACCACCGCCGCCGCAGGAAGAACCGGAACCGGCGTCCGTTCCCGAACCCGAGCCGGAACCGGCGCCCGAGGAGCCGCCACCCGACGTTCCGACCCTGGCCCCCGAAGCGCCCGAACCGGAACCGCAGCCTGAACCGCCGCCACCGGAGCCGGAGCCTGAACCAGAGCCCGAACCGCGCCCGCGGCTGGAGCGGCCGTTTCAGCCCGAACGCACCGTGGACGACTCGCTGGCGGGTACTGACGATGCCGAAGTACCGGCGATCGGCTACGACAGCGAGGACTTCACCTACGCCTACTACACATCCCGGCTGATGGCCGCGATCAAGGCCCGCTGGACAAGACCCCCGATCGAGGGGGTGGAGGCGGTCGTCTTCTTCCGGATCGCGACCGACGGCACCGTCAGCGACCTGGAGCTTCTCCTGTCGTCCGGGGTCACGCGATTCGACAATGCCGGTTTGAGGGCGATCGAACTCGCCTCGCCGGTGCCGCCGCTGCCGGTCAGCTTCCGGAAGCCCAGCCTGGGTGTCACGATGACGATCCGGTGA
- a CDS encoding OmpA family protein, producing MLARRFSALFLSALVLLAIGACKKAEPEPPPPPPPPAPAPEPPPPEPVPPPPEPPVEPAYVSPWSEDIVEANDEVHEKGLLGDVYFEFDKATLTDATRSQLGKNADFLKSQDGEDFVITIEGHCDERGTNDYNLALGDRRANSARDYLTSLGISGDRLKTISYGEERPQCEESNEDCWQLNRRAYFRVTDRM from the coding sequence ATGTTGGCCAGAAGGTTCTCTGCACTCTTCCTGTCGGCTCTCGTTCTGCTGGCCATCGGTGCCTGCAAGAAAGCCGAACCCGAACCGCCGCCGCCACCGCCACCGCCGGCTCCCGCGCCCGAGCCGCCGCCGCCGGAACCCGTACCGCCACCACCGGAACCGCCCGTCGAGCCGGCGTACGTCTCGCCGTGGTCCGAGGACATCGTGGAAGCGAACGACGAAGTCCATGAGAAGGGTCTGCTGGGCGACGTCTACTTCGAGTTCGACAAGGCGACACTGACCGACGCGACACGGTCCCAGCTCGGCAAGAACGCCGACTTTCTCAAGAGCCAGGATGGCGAGGACTTCGTCATCACGATCGAAGGCCACTGCGACGAGCGGGGCACGAACGACTACAACCTGGCCCTTGGCGACCGCAGGGCGAACTCGGCACGCGACTACCTCACCTCCCTCGGCATTTCCGGCGATCGCCTGAAGACGATCAGCTACGGAGAGGAGCGGCCACAGTGCGAGGAGTCGAACGAGGACTGCTGGCAACTGAACCGGCGCGCCTACTTCCGCGTAACCGACCGCATGTGA
- the ybgF gene encoding tol-pal system protein YbgF, translated as MTELEAGLAALEQQVASFRSQTPTRDDLTVVARAVEELLESDVSARADLKEDLRQIIAEIEALRTSTQEQRRTLNASLERIGQVSDEFDLLQGQLERQETILATLSERLEASRQTPPAQSVEPKTLYDAAYQRYLSGDYEQAATGFERYLDTFPDGEDADSAQYWLGESYMGQGRFRTAIDELGRVAERYPSSDKVASSMLRIGVAHIELGERELGNEMLLRVRQEYPDSDEAALALQQLDNPADQL; from the coding sequence TTGACGGAACTGGAGGCCGGGCTGGCGGCCCTTGAGCAGCAGGTCGCTTCCTTCCGGTCCCAAACGCCCACCCGCGACGACCTGACCGTCGTAGCTCGTGCCGTCGAAGAACTGCTGGAGAGCGACGTCAGCGCCAGGGCGGACCTGAAGGAGGATCTCCGCCAGATCATCGCCGAGATTGAAGCCCTGCGAACCTCGACCCAGGAACAGCGACGGACCCTCAACGCGTCTCTTGAACGAATCGGCCAGGTGAGCGACGAGTTCGACCTCCTTCAGGGCCAGCTTGAGCGCCAGGAAACGATCCTGGCCACGCTCAGCGAGCGGCTTGAGGCCAGCCGCCAGACCCCTCCCGCCCAGTCCGTGGAGCCGAAGACGCTGTACGACGCCGCCTACCAGCGCTACCTGAGCGGAGACTACGAACAGGCAGCGACCGGCTTCGAGCGGTATCTCGACACCTTCCCCGACGGCGAGGACGCGGACAGCGCCCAGTACTGGCTTGGGGAGTCGTACATGGGACAGGGGAGGTTTCGCACGGCGATCGACGAACTCGGCCGGGTCGCTGAACGCTACCCGTCCAGTGACAAGGTCGCTAGCTCCATGCTGCGCATTGGCGTGGCGCACATCGAACTCGGCGAACGCGAGTTGGGCAACGAGATGTTGCTCCGCGTCAGGCAGGAGTATCCGGACTCGGACGAGGCGGCCCTGGCCCTGCAGCAACTCGACAACCCGGCCGACCAACTGTAA
- the rpsT gene encoding 30S ribosomal protein S20 translates to MANSKQAEKRIRQSLIRRDRNRAAMSRLRTSIKQLRTAADSDVTKAHELLPSTLSLIDATARRGAIHPNAAARRKSRLTRLVNRRAEAAATAAPAESSD, encoded by the coding sequence ATGGCGAACAGCAAGCAGGCCGAGAAGCGCATCCGGCAGTCCCTCATCCGGCGAGATCGGAACCGGGCCGCGATGTCCAGACTCCGCACCTCGATCAAACAGCTCCGCACCGCCGCGGACAGCGACGTGACGAAGGCGCACGAGCTTCTCCCATCGACGCTCAGCCTGATCGACGCGACGGCCCGAAGAGGCGCGATCCACCCGAACGCGGCGGCCCGACGCAAGTCGCGCCTGACCAGGCTCGTGAATCGTCGCGCCGAGGCGGCCGCCACGGCAGCACCCGCCGAATCTTCCGACTGA
- a CDS encoding LptE family protein has product MKAAWPVRLVAVVSVLAVGLALTGCGYTLVGKASNIPEDIRRVFLEPFENRTIRVEVEQFLTQAIADELVTRPRFELVATEDEADAVIRGAVTAFRVAPITFTSDGRAQEYELAIVTDVSFRRIPTPTGEEGEVIWANDRYQFKESYEVESADSDFFDRENIAIEDSAERFADTMVTDLLEGF; this is encoded by the coding sequence ATGAAGGCGGCATGGCCGGTGCGACTCGTGGCGGTGGTTTCCGTCCTTGCCGTCGGCCTGGCGCTGACCGGCTGCGGCTACACCCTGGTGGGCAAGGCCTCGAACATCCCCGAGGACATTCGGCGGGTGTTCCTGGAGCCGTTCGAGAACCGGACCATTCGGGTCGAGGTCGAGCAGTTCCTCACTCAGGCGATCGCCGACGAACTCGTGACCCGGCCGCGGTTCGAACTGGTGGCGACCGAGGACGAGGCGGACGCTGTGATTCGCGGCGCGGTGACGGCATTCCGCGTGGCGCCGATCACGTTCACGAGCGACGGCCGCGCCCAAGAGTACGAACTGGCGATCGTGACTGACGTTTCGTTCCGGCGGATTCCCACGCCGACCGGCGAGGAAGGGGAGGTGATCTGGGCGAACGATCGCTACCAGTTCAAGGAGAGCTACGAGGTCGAGAGCGCCGACAGCGACTTCTTCGACCGTGAGAACATCGCCATCGAAGACAGCGCCGAACGCTTCGCCGACACGATGGTGACGGACCTGCTCGAGGGATTCTGA